One genomic window of Sphingomonas ginsengisoli An et al. 2013 includes the following:
- a CDS encoding carboxyl transferase domain-containing protein, with the protein MSAPRIDSKVQLDSAESEARAKHNRGLVEKLRADVAQAGRGGNEKSRERHVGRGKLLPRGRVERLLDPGSPFLEIGQLAANDLYDGEVPGAGMIAGIGRVAGRQVMIVCNDATVKGGTYYPLTVKKHLRAQEIAQENRLPCIYLVDSGGANLPHQAEVFPDRDHFGRIFFNQANMSALGIPQIACVMGSCTAGGAYVPAMSDESVIVRNQGTIFLAGPPLVKAATGEVISAEDLGGGDLHARKSGVVDHLAENDEHALTIVRDIVSTLPEQAPVLTTREPREPVFDPEELYSIIPEDVRAPYDVHEVIARIVDGSEFHEFKPLYGTSLVCGFAHISGMPVAILANNGVLFSESAVKGAHFIELACQRRVPLLFLQNISGFMVGGKYEAEGIAKHGAKLVTAVATASVPKVTVLIGGSFGAGNYGMAGRAYSPRFLFSWPNSRISVMGGEQAASVLATVHRDADNWTPEQAEAFKQPIRDDYEAQGNPWHATARLWDDGIIDPAQTRDVLGLAFAACLNAPIPERPQFGVFRM; encoded by the coding sequence ATGAGTGCCCCGCGCATCGACAGCAAGGTTCAGCTCGACAGCGCCGAGAGCGAGGCTCGCGCGAAGCACAATCGCGGGCTGGTCGAGAAGCTGCGCGCGGACGTCGCCCAAGCCGGGCGCGGCGGCAACGAGAAGAGCCGCGAGCGTCACGTCGGCCGGGGCAAGTTGTTGCCGCGCGGGCGCGTCGAACGGCTGCTCGATCCCGGCTCGCCATTCCTCGAGATCGGCCAGCTTGCCGCCAACGACCTTTACGATGGCGAGGTGCCCGGCGCGGGGATGATCGCCGGCATTGGCCGGGTCGCGGGCCGACAGGTGATGATCGTCTGCAACGACGCGACGGTGAAGGGCGGGACCTATTATCCGCTGACGGTCAAGAAGCACCTCCGCGCTCAGGAGATCGCGCAGGAGAACCGGCTGCCGTGCATCTACCTGGTCGATTCAGGCGGCGCCAACCTGCCGCATCAGGCCGAGGTGTTCCCCGACCGCGACCACTTCGGTCGCATCTTCTTCAACCAGGCCAACATGAGCGCGCTCGGCATCCCGCAGATCGCCTGCGTCATGGGCAGCTGCACCGCGGGCGGCGCCTACGTTCCGGCGATGAGCGACGAGAGCGTCATCGTCCGCAACCAGGGCACTATCTTCCTCGCCGGCCCGCCGCTGGTGAAGGCGGCGACGGGCGAAGTGATTAGCGCCGAGGATCTGGGCGGCGGCGACCTCCATGCGCGCAAGTCGGGCGTGGTCGATCACCTTGCCGAGAATGACGAACATGCGCTGACGATCGTCCGCGACATCGTCTCGACGCTGCCCGAGCAAGCGCCGGTCCTGACCACTCGCGAGCCGCGCGAACCGGTCTTCGACCCGGAAGAGCTTTATTCGATCATTCCCGAGGACGTGCGGGCACCGTACGACGTGCACGAGGTGATCGCACGCATCGTCGACGGGTCGGAATTTCATGAGTTCAAGCCGCTCTACGGTACCTCGCTGGTATGCGGCTTCGCGCATATCTCGGGGATGCCGGTCGCGATCCTCGCCAACAACGGCGTCCTTTTCAGCGAGAGCGCGGTCAAGGGCGCGCACTTCATCGAGCTTGCCTGCCAGCGCCGCGTGCCGCTGCTGTTCCTGCAGAACATCTCCGGCTTCATGGTCGGCGGCAAATATGAGGCCGAGGGGATCGCCAAGCATGGCGCCAAGCTCGTCACTGCGGTCGCCACCGCGAGCGTTCCCAAGGTCACCGTCCTGATCGGCGGCAGCTTCGGTGCGGGCAATTATGGCATGGCCGGCCGCGCTTACTCGCCGCGCTTCCTGTTCAGCTGGCCCAACAGCCGGATCAGCGTGATGGGCGGCGAGCAGGCGGCGAGCGTGCTCGCTACCGTCCACCGCGACGCCGACAATTGGACGCCCGAACAGGCCGAAGCCTTCAAGCAGCCGATCCGCGACGATTACGAAGCGCAGGGCAACCCCTGGCACGCCACCGCGCGCCTGTGGGACGACGGCATCATCGACCCCGCGCAGACCCGCGACGTCCTCGGCCTCGCCTTCGCCGCCTGCTTGAACGCGCCGATTCCGGAACGTCCGCAGTTCGGCGTCTTCCGGATGTGA
- a CDS encoding acetyl/propionyl/methylcrotonyl-CoA carboxylase subunit alpha: MIESLLIANRGEIACRIIRTARELGVRTVAVYSDADADALHVRMADAAVHIGPSSARESYLVGEKIIAAARETGAEAIHPGYGFLSENADFAQAVIDAGLIWVGPKPASIRAMGLKDAAKKLMSEAGVPVTPGYLGEDQSPERLKAEADAIGYPVLIKAVAGGGGKGMRRVDAPADFADALDSCKREATSSFGNDIVLLEKYILSPRHIEVQVFGDAHGNVVHLFERDCSLQRRHQKVIEEAPAPGMDEETRAAVCGAAVRAAQAVNYEGAGTIEFIADASDGLRADRIWFMEMNTRLQVEHPVTEEITGQDLVEWQLRVAGGEPLPLAQDELAIDGHAIEARLYAEDPARGFLPSTGRLDHFDLGEDERIETGVEEGDTISPFYDPMIAKLIAWGEDRDEAIDRLAEVIESVEVWPVRTNAGFLANALLDEDFIAAELDTGFIERKLDELVPTGEADDSLRAAAAVIALARDEDDAPLGGLAGFRLNAAPRLRVALGQSGKFVEADPAGAPEMVSGFRDEERVVVFAEGQAHEFALVARGSVGAAAGSGALVAPMPGKVTSVEVAAGEAVTKGQRLLTLEAMKMEHAMLAPFDGTVAELNVAAGQQVQVDAVLAKVEAAAK, translated from the coding sequence ATGATCGAGTCCCTCCTCATCGCCAACCGGGGCGAGATCGCCTGCAGGATTATCCGCACCGCGCGTGAGCTCGGGGTGCGGACGGTGGCGGTCTATTCGGATGCCGATGCCGATGCGCTGCACGTGCGGATGGCGGACGCAGCGGTGCACATCGGGCCGAGCTCGGCGCGCGAGAGTTATCTGGTCGGCGAGAAGATCATCGCTGCTGCCAGAGAGACCGGAGCCGAGGCAATCCACCCCGGTTACGGTTTCCTGTCGGAGAATGCCGACTTCGCGCAGGCGGTGATCGACGCGGGTCTGATCTGGGTCGGGCCAAAGCCCGCGAGCATCCGCGCGATGGGGCTCAAGGACGCCGCCAAGAAATTGATGAGCGAGGCCGGTGTGCCGGTGACGCCTGGCTATCTCGGCGAGGACCAGTCGCCGGAGCGGCTCAAGGCCGAGGCCGATGCGATCGGCTATCCGGTGCTGATCAAGGCGGTCGCCGGCGGGGGCGGCAAGGGGATGCGGCGGGTCGATGCGCCTGCGGACTTCGCCGACGCGCTCGACAGCTGCAAGCGCGAGGCGACGTCGAGCTTCGGCAACGACATCGTCCTGCTCGAAAAATACATCCTCTCGCCGCGTCACATCGAGGTGCAAGTGTTCGGCGACGCGCACGGCAATGTCGTCCACTTGTTCGAGCGCGACTGCTCGCTGCAGCGCCGCCACCAGAAGGTGATCGAGGAAGCACCTGCGCCCGGCATGGACGAGGAGACCCGCGCCGCCGTTTGCGGCGCTGCCGTCCGCGCGGCGCAGGCGGTGAATTACGAGGGCGCCGGGACGATCGAGTTTATCGCCGACGCATCGGATGGCCTGCGCGCCGATCGCATCTGGTTCATGGAGATGAACACGCGGCTTCAGGTCGAGCATCCGGTCACCGAAGAGATCACCGGGCAGGACCTGGTCGAATGGCAGCTCCGCGTCGCCGGCGGCGAGCCGCTGCCGCTAGCGCAGGACGAATTGGCGATCGACGGCCATGCGATCGAGGCGCGGCTCTATGCCGAGGATCCGGCGCGTGGCTTCCTCCCGAGCACCGGCCGCCTCGATCACTTCGACCTCGGCGAGGACGAACGGATCGAGACCGGGGTCGAGGAGGGCGACACTATCTCGCCCTTCTACGATCCGATGATCGCCAAGCTGATCGCCTGGGGCGAGGACCGCGACGAGGCGATCGACCGGCTGGCCGAGGTGATCGAGAGCGTCGAGGTGTGGCCGGTCCGGACCAACGCCGGCTTCCTCGCCAATGCGCTGCTCGACGAGGATTTCATCGCCGCCGAGCTCGACACGGGGTTCATCGAGCGCAAGCTCGACGAGCTGGTTCCGACCGGCGAGGCCGACGACAGCCTCCGCGCTGCCGCGGCGGTGATCGCGCTGGCGCGCGACGAGGATGATGCGCCGTTGGGCGGCCTTGCCGGTTTCCGCCTCAATGCTGCGCCGCGCCTGCGGGTCGCGCTGGGTCAAAGCGGCAAGTTCGTCGAGGCCGATCCGGCCGGTGCGCCCGAGATGGTCTCGGGCTTCCGCGACGAGGAGCGGGTGGTCGTCTTCGCCGAGGGACAGGCGCACGAGTTCGCGCTCGTCGCGCGCGGCTCGGTCGGGGCGGCGGCAGGGTCGGGCGCGCTGGTTGCGCCGATGCCGGGCAAGGTCACTAGCGTCGAGGTCGCGGCCGGGGAGGCGGTGACCAAGGGCCAGCGGTTGCTGACGCTTGAGGCGATGAAGATGGAGCATGCGATGCTCGCGCCGTTTGACGGCACCGTTGCCGAGCTCAATGTGGCGGCAGGCCAGCAGGTGCAAGTCGACGCTGTACTGGCGAAGGTCGAGGCGGCGGCCAAGTAA
- a CDS encoding SDR family oxidoreductase, protein MNINGIAAVVTGGASGLGEATARALAAKGAKVAIFDRNAEQGEKVAAELGGIFCEVDVTNDDTVAAGFEKARAAHGQERVLVNCAGVANAVKTVGRDRETKAVKKYPLHQFELVIGINLIGTFRCIAHSAAGMVDAEPGEDGEKGVIINTASVAAEDGQIGQAAYSASKGGVLAMTLPIARDLMNEGVRVNTILPGVFKTPMVAMMPPQVQDALGAQVPFPKRLGRPEEYAQLAVFMIESGYMNAEHVRLDGGIRMAPK, encoded by the coding sequence ATGAACATCAACGGCATTGCGGCAGTGGTCACCGGCGGCGCGTCGGGGCTGGGCGAGGCGACGGCGCGGGCGCTGGCGGCCAAGGGCGCCAAGGTCGCCATCTTCGACCGCAATGCCGAGCAAGGCGAGAAGGTCGCCGCCGAGCTGGGCGGCATTTTCTGCGAGGTCGACGTCACCAACGACGATACCGTAGCCGCCGGCTTCGAGAAGGCGCGCGCCGCGCACGGGCAAGAGCGGGTGCTGGTCAATTGCGCGGGTGTCGCCAATGCGGTGAAGACCGTCGGCCGCGACCGTGAGACCAAGGCAGTGAAGAAATATCCGCTTCACCAGTTCGAGCTGGTGATCGGGATCAACCTGATCGGCACCTTCCGCTGCATCGCTCACTCGGCCGCGGGCATGGTCGATGCCGAGCCGGGCGAGGATGGCGAGAAGGGCGTGATCATCAACACCGCCTCGGTCGCCGCCGAGGACGGCCAGATCGGGCAGGCGGCCTACTCGGCGTCCAAGGGCGGGGTGCTGGCGATGACCCTGCCGATCGCGCGCGACCTGATGAACGAGGGCGTGCGGGTGAACACGATCCTGCCGGGCGTGTTCAAGACCCCGATGGTAGCGATGATGCCGCCGCAGGTGCAGGATGCGCTCGGCGCTCAGGTGCCCTTCCCCAAGCGGCTCGGCCGGCCCGAGGAATATGCCCAGCTCGCGGTGTTCATGATCGAGAGTGGCTACATGAATGCCGAGCACGTCCGCCTCGATGGCGGCATCCGTATGGCGCCCAAGTAA
- the cysQ gene encoding 3'(2'),5'-bisphosphate nucleotidase CysQ: MEAGALLEALCACVWEAGDAIREVRRRGFEVAHKGDASPVTEADHAAERIILAALARCAPGVPVIAEEEVAAGRIPAHDDQYFLVDPLDGTKEYVRGGDDYTVNIGLIRGGEPALGIVLAPEQERLFGGVVGQGAWVQRRGGEREAIRVRAAPERLVAVASKSHFTQNTADYLASLDRDFDQVSVGSSLKFCIVAEGQADIYPRLSPTSEWDTAAGHAILVAAGGRVDAPEGGPLRYGKPAFLNRGFLALGGTVAPPLAPFMADFAGGGDLPQGV; the protein is encoded by the coding sequence GTGGAAGCCGGCGCCCTGCTCGAGGCGCTGTGCGCGTGCGTCTGGGAGGCGGGCGACGCCATCCGTGAGGTCCGTAGGCGCGGGTTCGAAGTGGCGCACAAGGGCGACGCCTCGCCCGTCACCGAGGCCGATCATGCCGCCGAACGGATCATCCTTGCGGCGCTCGCCCGCTGCGCGCCGGGGGTGCCGGTGATCGCCGAGGAAGAGGTCGCTGCGGGGCGGATTCCGGCGCACGACGATCAGTATTTCCTCGTCGACCCGCTCGACGGGACCAAGGAATATGTTCGTGGCGGCGACGACTATACGGTCAACATCGGGCTGATCCGGGGTGGCGAGCCGGCGCTGGGGATCGTCCTGGCACCCGAGCAGGAGCGACTGTTCGGCGGCGTCGTCGGGCAGGGCGCCTGGGTCCAGCGGCGAGGCGGCGAGCGCGAGGCTATCCGCGTACGCGCGGCGCCCGAGCGCTTGGTGGCAGTCGCCTCCAAATCTCATTTCACGCAGAATACCGCCGACTATCTCGCCAGCCTCGACCGCGACTTCGACCAGGTCTCGGTCGGATCGAGCCTTAAATTCTGCATCGTCGCCGAGGGTCAGGCCGACATCTATCCCCGGCTGTCCCCGACCAGCGAATGGGATACGGCCGCGGGCCACGCGATCCTGGTCGCGGCTGGGGGACGGGTCGACGCTCCGGAAGGCGGTCCCCTGCGGTACGGCAAGCCGGCTTTCCTGAACCGCGGCTTCCTGGCGTTGGGTGGGACCGTTGCGCCGCCACTTGCGCCGTTCATGGCTGACTTCGCGGGCGGGGGCGACCTGCCGCAGGGCGTTTGA
- a CDS encoding MarR family winged helix-turn-helix transcriptional regulator, giving the protein MNDRGGPAGTVKCSVPATTALRWIKTMTGNGMLRRREDPHDARRVFIELAPPMSASIRRYFDKVGAPVVV; this is encoded by the coding sequence TTGAACGACCGCGGCGGACCTGCCGGCACGGTCAAATGCTCGGTGCCGGCGACCACCGCGCTGCGCTGGATCAAGACGATGACCGGCAATGGGATGCTGCGCCGCCGCGAGGATCCGCACGATGCGCGACGGGTGTTCATCGAGCTGGCCCCGCCGATGAGCGCTTCGATCCGTCGCTACTTCGACAAGGTCGGTGCGCCCGTCGTCGTGTGA
- a CDS encoding helix-turn-helix domain-containing protein, giving the protein MITRIRQVRKAKRMTLEDVARACVPPTTPQTIGRLETGTRTVSIGWLNRIATALGVTAADLVDHPDRAELEVLAHLSVDGATSPRRQAQVVPPTPTGSQVAIVVTATVGDYRSGDELWCDRLSPDEFGRALNRDVLVPRPAGRFIFGRLLAREDGKLHLLPLGFGARQSVVADPAWAALPVRLIRSL; this is encoded by the coding sequence ATGATCACGCGCATACGGCAGGTGCGGAAGGCGAAGCGGATGACGCTCGAGGACGTTGCCCGGGCATGTGTGCCGCCGACGACCCCGCAAACCATCGGCAGGCTGGAGACCGGTACGCGGACCGTCTCGATCGGCTGGCTCAACCGGATCGCGACCGCGCTCGGGGTCACTGCCGCGGACCTCGTCGACCATCCCGACCGCGCCGAGCTTGAGGTGCTCGCGCATCTGTCGGTCGACGGTGCCACCTCGCCGCGCCGCCAGGCGCAGGTCGTCCCGCCCACTCCGACTGGGAGCCAGGTCGCGATCGTGGTGACCGCCACCGTCGGCGATTATCGGTCGGGCGATGAACTATGGTGCGATCGGCTCTCGCCCGACGAATTTGGCCGCGCACTCAACCGCGACGTGCTGGTGCCCCGCCCCGCCGGCCGCTTCATCTTCGGCCGCCTGCTCGCGCGCGAAGACGGCAAATTGCACCTGCTGCCGCTCGGCTTCGGTGCCCGGCAGTCGGTCGTCGCTGACCCCGCCTGGGCAGCGCTGCCGGTCCGACTGATCCGCTCGCTGTGA
- a CDS encoding DUF6456 domain-containing protein has translation MKEVSVPGDARDARGKRPVRTVTVNMVESPLGWLRSRGHLTARQYDAGEQLRLDWEAAQMAPRVTMRWDPAPIGSGRAGGSQPLEPAEQQLKAKERFDAAIGAAGAGLSDILWRVVCAGEGMREAETALGWPARAGKLVLTLALDRVADFYRLR, from the coding sequence ATGAAGGAAGTTTCGGTGCCCGGCGACGCGCGAGACGCCCGGGGCAAGCGACCCGTGCGAACCGTGACGGTCAACATGGTCGAATCGCCGCTCGGCTGGTTGCGCTCACGCGGCCACCTGACGGCGCGCCAATATGATGCTGGCGAGCAGTTGCGGCTCGACTGGGAGGCGGCGCAGATGGCCCCGCGCGTGACCATGCGCTGGGATCCCGCGCCGATCGGCTCGGGGCGGGCCGGCGGGTCGCAGCCGCTCGAACCTGCCGAGCAGCAGCTCAAGGCGAAGGAGCGGTTCGACGCGGCAATCGGCGCCGCCGGGGCCGGGCTGTCGGATATTCTCTGGCGGGTGGTGTGCGCGGGCGAGGGGATGCGCGAGGCCGAGACGGCGCTGGGATGGCCCGCGCGGGCCGGCAAGCTGGTGCTGACCCTCGCGCTCGACCGGGTGGCCGACTTCTATCGGCTACGTTGA
- the rplI gene encoding 50S ribosomal protein L9, translated as MEVILLERVEKLGGIGDVVTVKNGFARNYLLPRKKALRANDANRKVFEANRARIESENAERRTGAEAASKGIDGKTVQLIRQASNTGQLYGSVSARDIIDALDADGAKVSKSQIVLDRPIKSIGMHEVRVSLHPEVNVTVKVNVARSPEEADLQAQGVDVMAQMFERDNAGFTEDYDPNAEPGATAEVSGDEPAADTAEG; from the coding sequence ATGGAAGTTATCCTGCTCGAGCGTGTCGAGAAGCTCGGCGGCATCGGCGATGTCGTCACGGTTAAGAACGGGTTCGCCCGTAACTACCTTCTCCCGCGCAAGAAGGCGCTTCGCGCCAATGACGCCAACCGCAAGGTGTTCGAGGCGAACCGCGCCCGCATCGAGTCCGAGAATGCCGAGCGCCGCACCGGTGCCGAGGCCGCTTCGAAGGGCATCGACGGCAAGACGGTTCAGCTGATCCGCCAGGCGTCGAACACCGGCCAGCTCTACGGCTCGGTCAGCGCGCGCGACATCATCGATGCGCTCGACGCCGATGGCGCCAAGGTGAGCAAGAGCCAGATCGTGCTCGATCGTCCGATCAAGTCGATCGGGATGCACGAAGTGCGCGTCTCGCTTCACCCGGAGGTCAACGTCACCGTCAAGGTCAACGTCGCCCGTTCGCCGGAAGAGGCCGACTTGCAGGCGCAGGGCGTCGACGTGATGGCGCAGATGTTCGAACGCGACAATGCGGGCTTCACCGAGGACTATGATCCGAATGCCGAGCCCGGCGCCACCGCCGAGGTGAGCGGGGACGAGCCGGCGGCCGACACCGCCGAAGGCTGA
- the rpsR gene encoding 30S ribosomal protein S18 translates to MARAFFRRRKSCPFSGKDAPRIDYKDVRLLQGFVSERGKIVPSRITAVSTKKQRELAKAIKRARHLGLLPYVVK, encoded by the coding sequence ATGGCCCGTGCCTTTTTCCGCCGCCGCAAGTCGTGCCCCTTCTCGGGCAAGGACGCCCCGCGGATCGATTACAAGGACGTCCGCTTGCTCCAGGGCTTCGTCTCCGAGCGTGGCAAGATCGTCCCGAGCCGCATCACTGCGGTGAGCACCAAGAAGCAGCGTGAGCTGGCCAAGGCGATCAAGCGCGCCCGCCATCTCGGCCTGCTGCCCTACGTCGTTAAGTAA
- the rpsF gene encoding 30S ribosomal protein S6 → MPLYEHVFLARQDLAQAQVDALAENATKILTDNGGSVVKTETWGLRGLAYRIAKNRKAHYVLLDVDAPAAAVAELERQTGLNEDVIRFMTVRVDEHEAGPSAMMRRSERDRERGSDRGDRGDRGDRGPRGDRPERAREEMGA, encoded by the coding sequence ATGCCGCTTTACGAGCATGTGTTTCTCGCGCGGCAGGACCTGGCGCAAGCCCAGGTCGATGCCCTCGCGGAGAACGCAACCAAGATTCTGACGGACAATGGTGGTTCGGTCGTCAAGACCGAGACCTGGGGCCTGCGCGGCCTCGCCTATCGCATCGCGAAGAACCGCAAGGCGCATTATGTGCTGCTCGACGTCGACGCCCCCGCCGCGGCGGTCGCCGAGCTCGAGCGCCAGACCGGCCTCAACGAAGACGTCATCCGCTTCATGACCGTCCGCGTCGACGAGCATGAGGCCGGCCCGTCGGCGATGATGCGTCGTTCGGAGCGTGACCGTGAACGCGGCAGCGACCGTGGTGATCGCGGTGACCGTGGCGATCGCGGCCCGCGTGGCGATCGTCCCGAGCGCGCTCGCGAAGAGATGGGAGCTTAA
- a CDS encoding phage portal protein has product MNWFGRKSAPAPAALPTWSTLAGTNDDVGPRSYQARINEVFLSNPVGQRSVRLVAGTVAALPIDQIEGDEQAAKVGLRPRLLETVATQLLLHGNAYLYCVATERGLSELVPLRPEKVSVTLDERGWPSGYVYRSGPNRTARYAARDALARPQVLHLRALNPTDDHVGLGCMDAAISAACLHNRATRWNRSLLDNAARPSGAMVYDPGDGSSLTGEQLTRLREQIDQHFAGGINAGRPLLLEGGLKWQALGLSPNDMDFVSLKEAAVRDIALAFGVPPVLLGLPGDTAYANLREAGRALYRQTVLPLSERILETLTEGLSAWFGPVGFAIDLDRVSELTEDRERLWQRIEAASFLSRAEKREQLGFSAEPVA; this is encoded by the coding sequence ATGAACTGGTTTGGTCGTAAGTCGGCGCCTGCGCCGGCCGCGCTTCCGACGTGGTCGACGCTTGCCGGCACGAATGACGATGTCGGTCCCCGGAGCTATCAGGCCCGGATCAACGAAGTGTTCCTGAGCAATCCGGTCGGCCAGCGCTCGGTGCGGCTGGTCGCGGGGACGGTCGCGGCGTTGCCGATCGACCAGATCGAGGGGGATGAACAGGCCGCCAAGGTCGGGCTTCGGCCGCGCCTGCTGGAAACGGTGGCGACGCAGCTGCTGCTGCACGGCAATGCCTACCTCTATTGCGTGGCGACCGAGCGCGGGCTGAGCGAGCTGGTCCCGCTTCGGCCCGAAAAAGTGTCGGTGACGCTCGACGAGCGCGGGTGGCCGTCTGGCTATGTCTACCGCAGCGGTCCCAATCGCACCGCGCGTTATGCCGCGCGCGACGCGCTGGCGCGGCCGCAGGTCCTGCATCTGCGGGCGCTCAACCCGACTGATGATCATGTCGGGCTGGGTTGCATGGACGCGGCGATCAGCGCCGCATGCCTTCACAATCGGGCGACCCGCTGGAATCGCTCGCTGCTCGACAATGCCGCGCGGCCGTCGGGCGCGATGGTCTACGATCCCGGCGACGGCTCGAGCCTGACCGGCGAGCAGCTGACCCGGCTGCGCGAGCAGATCGACCAGCATTTCGCCGGTGGGATCAACGCCGGGCGACCCTTGTTGCTGGAGGGCGGCTTAAAGTGGCAGGCCCTCGGACTGTCGCCCAACGACATGGACTTCGTGTCGCTCAAGGAAGCGGCGGTCCGCGACATCGCCCTGGCGTTCGGGGTGCCGCCAGTCCTGCTCGGCCTGCCTGGCGACACGGCTTACGCCAATCTGCGCGAGGCCGGACGGGCACTTTACCGGCAGACCGTGCTCCCCTTGTCGGAGCGCATTCTCGAGACGCTCACCGAAGGGCTGAGCGCCTGGTTTGGGCCGGTCGGCTTCGCGATCGACCTCGACCGGGTCAGCGAACTGACCGAGGACCGCGAGAGGCTATGGCAGCGAATTGAGGCGGCGAGTTTCCTGTCACGGGCGGAGAAGCGGGAACAATTGGGCTTCAGCGCGGAGCCCGTGGCATGA
- a CDS encoding DUF6127 family protein — translation MSPVGATGDILLGQLLAQTEGRSLDIVTIRALVEEASQSGAQRALASLGLDDAQARRDMGELRELLSAWRDAKRSAWQAMVTWIVRVCLAGLLISIAFRLGLSELVHAGS, via the coding sequence ATGAGCCCCGTCGGCGCGACGGGTGATATTCTCCTTGGCCAATTGCTGGCGCAGACCGAAGGCCGGTCGCTCGACATCGTGACCATCAGGGCGCTGGTCGAGGAAGCGAGCCAGTCTGGCGCGCAGCGCGCACTCGCCAGCCTCGGGCTCGATGATGCGCAGGCCCGGCGCGACATGGGTGAGCTGCGCGAGTTGCTGAGCGCCTGGCGGGACGCCAAGCGAAGCGCTTGGCAGGCGATGGTGACGTGGATCGTCCGGGTCTGCCTGGCCGGCCTGCTGATCAGCATCGCCTTCCGGTTGGGCTTGTCCGAGCTGGTCCATGCCGGTTCGTGA
- a CDS encoding HK97 family phage prohead protease — translation MPVRDRRGGSVRFAGYAAVFDALDQGGDIVKAGAFRRTLASLPSIPLLWQHRAGRVIGTIERVEEDQRGLRVIGSLNGSESGTTAARLIGSRQIDGLSFGYRVRTSEQAGDARVLTDVDLLEVSVVARPMQLKARIHAVQSG, via the coding sequence ATGCCGGTTCGTGATCGCCGCGGCGGTTCGGTGCGCTTTGCCGGCTATGCCGCGGTGTTCGACGCGCTCGATCAGGGTGGCGACATCGTCAAGGCAGGGGCGTTCAGGCGCACGCTGGCGAGCCTGCCGTCGATCCCCTTGCTGTGGCAGCATCGGGCGGGCCGCGTGATCGGCACGATCGAGCGGGTCGAAGAAGATCAGCGAGGATTGCGCGTGATCGGGTCGCTCAACGGCAGCGAGAGCGGGACGACCGCGGCTCGCCTGATCGGTTCGCGCCAGATCGACGGCCTGAGCTTCGGCTATCGCGTGCGGACATCCGAGCAAGCGGGCGACGCCCGCGTGCTGACCGACGTCGACCTGCTCGAGGTGAGTGTGGTCGCGCGACCGATGCAGCTCAAGGCCAGGATCCACGCGGTCCAATCGGGCTGA